DNA sequence from the Nicotiana tomentosiformis chromosome 3, ASM39032v3, whole genome shotgun sequence genome:
agccttgtacattgattcatcttgcctGTTCATAAATCATTTTCTTCTCAGTTTGATTTGTATTTTAttcctttttacagtcaatattcgatatttttctacttacttttccaatttgtgccaagttataccacgtatccttagaattacatataaattcaactctatccgtttttcgggtaaacagtttggcgcccatcgtggggctaaggataatagtggttatttggtacgaatctctgtgaaacacactattttacactttcCCTTGGAAGTATTTTTAATTTCAGGCTGAAAACGACGAATTCTCAatcaatggccctacctatcgacaacgaagctggccttcaagatgagaacaacaacttgatgcCCGAGGATGAAAGGCCGCTCGTTGATGCCGTTGAAGCTCGGGTCGAAGTTCTAATAGACGTTAATTCATATGTGGCCATCGAAtcaaaccaacgttccgaccctgaaaatatcattcatggtggaactcgatctgcagctcgaaatacccaaaacgctgagaaaaacggaatcagcttgcgtatgatttttaaaATGTTGCAAGCTTAACAtgtagcaatagctcagttgcagagccaaacccaggaaccgagcaggccggagcccagtccatcccgagaagtcacccacagaacggggccagctgtagtaaggtcaaatgaacaagaatcagggactaatcCTGAAATTGCTAAGATACTCGAGAAACTGAtaaaacgaatagagtcaggagaaaggaggatcgaagcaaacgacaaaaaaagtggaaacgtataattccagggttgatcagatcccgggggcaccaccagtattgaaaggcttggattccaaaaaattcgtacaaaagcccttccccccaAGCGCAGCTCCGAAACCGATCTCCAAGAcgttccgcatgcccgaaattcctaaatataatggaacgaccgaccccaacgaacacgtcaactcttacacatgtgccattaaagggaatgatctagaagacgacgagatcgaatctgtattattgaaaaaatttggtgaaaccctttcaaagggggcaatgatatggtatcataatttactgcctaactctatcgattcttttgttatgcttgtagattctttcgtaaaagcacatgctcgagccataaaggtcgagaccaggaagtcggaccttttcaaggtaagacaaaaagataacgagatgctaagagaattcgtatctcgtttccaaatggaacgaatggatctaccaccagtcacaggcgattgggctgttcaagctttcactcaaggtctaaacgaatgaagctcgatggcttcatgaTGGTTGAAGCATAACCTAATCGAGTACCCAGCTGTTACCTGGGCTGATGTACACAATCAGTATCAATTGAAAATTAGAAtcgaagacgaccagttaggTTCTGGGTctgttattaaaagggacatcaatCAAGAACCAAGgccgatcagggaccgatactGACCTTATAGTGGAGACCATAGGGGCAACGGACCAAGATGTAACCCCGTACAAGGTgataaaagaagtgatcgaggctaAGGGTCTCGGGGGCTAATGAACAGGAACgagttcgacaggcataccggacctaaggaagcacggcggttatcagaatataacttcaacatcgatgcatccgccatcgtgtcagctatcggatgcatcagagatactaaatggcctcgatgtctgcagaccgatcctgcccagaggaatcccaatcaaatgtgcgaatatcatggcactcatggccacagaacggaataTTGCAGGCAactgagagaggaggtagcccggttattcaataaagggcaccttcaagaatctttaagtgaccgggccaaaaaccatttcaaaaacagggatttcagtAGAAAagacgaacaagaagagccacaacacatcatccacatgatcgtCGGTGGGATCGATATACCCAAGGGGACGGTGCTTAAACACACTAAGATGTCTATtgtaagagagaagcgatctcggactcaggattacgcacccatagaaATATTGTACTTTAATGATGatgatgcagaaggagtcatgcaaccccacaacgatgcactggtaatatctgtacttatgaataaaactcaagttaagcgtatgttaattgatccaggtagttcggccaacattattagattgAAGGTCATAGAGCAGCtcagtctacaggaccaggtcgtgcccgcaaccctggttctaaatggattcaatattgcatgtgaaactactaagggcgagataattaTGCTAATAAATGTGGCTGGAACCATCCAAGATATGAAgtttcacgtaatcgaaggcgacatgaggtataacgccctttttggaagatcgtggatccacaatatgagtgctgtaccctcgaccctccaccaggttctgaaattcccaacatcggagggggTCAAAACAGTCTACGGAgagcaaccagccgcaaaagaaatgtttgccgtcgatgaAGTAATTCCGATATCTTCACTATCATCGACAAAAGGATCGGATTCGAAGAGGGAAtaggataccaaatagcaatcacaaacgtcaacctcgacccaactagagaatcagaagactaaCGAAAATGATGAAcatggggtccctcgatccttcgtggtccccgatgattctgacgctacccaatcaacggtcaaagaactggagcaaattACGCTAATCGAAAATCTGCCtaaacgaaaggtatacctgggcacggggttagatcccgagcttaGAAAAAAGCTTATTccatttcttatagctaacatgaattgtttcgcttggtcccatcttgatatgacagggatcccaccgggaatcaccactcataagctaagcttggacccaaaattccatccggtaaaacaaaaaaaaaggccccagtccgagttcaaacatgccttcatcaaataCGAGGtaatcaaacttcttaaaataggatccattcggaaagtaaaataccccgaatggctaacaaatgtggtggtagtccctaaaaaggggaacaaacttagaatgtgcatagattataaagacttgaataaagcaTACCCTAAGGaatcttttcctttgcctaatatcgatcgtatgatcgataccacggccggccacgagactctcagctttctcgatgcctattccgggtacaaccaaatacagatgaacctggaggatcaggaaaagtcCTCgattatcactaagtacggtaccttctattataatgtgatgccattcggtctaaaaaatgctggtgcaacttatcaacgcctagtaaaccgaatattcgaaaagcaaataggaaaatccatggaagtttatattgatgacatgttagttgaATCcttgcgagtagaggaccatttaaagcatttccaggaaactttcgacatactgagggagtacaatatgaagctcagcCCCGAAAAATATGCATTCAGGGTTGGCTCGGGAAAGTTTCTcgatttcatggtgtccaatcgaggaatcatgattaaccccgataaaatcaaagctatcgaggatatcacagtggtagataatgtaaaggacGTACAGAGGCTCATGAGAtggatagccgccctaggacgattcatttcgagatccttaGATAGGAGCCACAATTCTTTCTCTctgcttaagaagaaaagcaattttgcatggactc
Encoded proteins:
- the LOC138907278 gene encoding uncharacterized protein produces the protein MCEYHGTHGHRTEYCRQLREEVARLFNKGHLQESLSDRAKNHFKNRDFSRKDEQEEPQHIIHMIVGGIDIPKGTVLKHTKMSIVREKRSRTQDYAPIEILYFNDDDAEGVMQPHNDALVISVLMNKTQVKRMLIDPGSSANIIRLKVIEQLSLQDQVVPATLVLNGFNIACETTKGEIIMLINVAGTIQDMKFHVIEGDMRYNALFGRSWIHNMSAVPSTLHQVLKFPTSEGVKTVYGEQPAAKEMFAVDEVIPISSLSSTKGSDSKRE